Below is a window of Streptomyces qaidamensis DNA.
GGTCGGAGGCTGCCGTCCGGGCCTACCGTACCCGGCTCGCTTTGTGTGACCTGGCCAAGCCCGTCAGCCGATACAGGACCGGTATCGCAACGTGCACCGATGTGAAGCAGGCGTGAGCGGGGTCACTTCTTGATGACCGCCTCCATCACGTTCCTCGCGATCGGTGCCGCGAGGCCGCCGCCGGAGATGTCGTCACGGACGGCGTTGTCGTCCTCGACGACGACCGCCACGGCGACCGGCGCGCTGCCGTCCTCGCCCTTGGCGTAGGAGATGAACCACGCGTAGGGGTTCTCGCTGTTGTCGACGCCGTGCTGGGCGGTGCCGGTCTTGCCGCCCACCTTGACGCCGTCGATCTTGGCCCTGGAGCCGGTGCCCTTGTCGACGACCGTCTCCATCATGGACTGGAGTTTCTGGGCGTTCTCCGCCGACAGGGGCTGGCTCAGCTCTTCGGGGTCGGTCTTCTGGATCGGGTCGAGGCCGGGCGACTGGAGCTCGTCGACCATGTACGGCTTCATCAGCTTGCCGTCGTTGGCGACGGCGGAGGCGACCATGGCCATCTGCAGTGGCGTCGCGGCGGTGTTGAACTGGCCGATGGAGGACAGCGCGGTCTGAGACGGGTTCATGTTGTCGGAGAAGACCGAGGCGTTGGCGCGGACCGGCGTGAACTGCTCCTCGTCGAAGCCGAACTTCTTGGCCATGTCCAGCATCTTGTCGTTGCCGAGGTCGGAGCCGATCTTGCCGAAGACGGTGTTGCAGGAGTACTGGAGGGCCACCCGCAGCGTCGCGTTCTTGCAGGGGATGTTGCCCTCGTTGGGCAGCTTGGTGGTGGTGCCCTTCATGATCCACGGGTCGGGCGAGTCGGTCTTGCCGTCCGGGTCCGTGTAGATGCCGTCCTCGAGGGCGGCGGCCGCGGTGACGACCTTGAAGGTGGAGCCCGGCGGGTAGGTCTCGCGCAGCGCGCGGTTGAGCATCGGGTCGTTCGGGTTGTTCTTCTTCTGCAGCTTCTGCCAGGCCGGGGTGTCCGTCGTCGTGGAGTTGCCGGCGAAGGACGACGGGTCGTACGACGGGTAGGAGGCCAGGGCCAGGATCTTGCCCGTGGACGGCTCCAGGGCGACGACGGCGCCCTTGCCGCCCTGCTTCTTGAGGCCGTTGTAGGCGGCCTTCTGGGCGGCGGCGTTCAGGGTGGTGACGACGTTGCCGCCCTGCTGCTTCTCGCCCGTGAGCATGTCGAGGGTGTTGCGGAAGAACAGCCTGTCGTCGTTGCCGGTGAGGATGCCGTCCTCGAGGTTCTCCAGCTGAGTGGCGCCGAAGGCCTGCGAGGCGTAGCCGGTGACCGGCGCCCACATGGGGCCGTCCTTGTAGGTGCGCTTGAACCTGTAGTCGCTGCCCGACGATTCGGCGGAGCCGGTGATCGGCTCCCCGCCGACGATGATGTTGCCGCGGGGGGAGGCGTAGCGCTCGATGGTGACGCGGCGGTTGTTCTTGTCGGTCCGGAGCTCGTCGGCCTGGACGTACTGGATCCAGTTGTCGCGGATCAGCAGTGCCAGAACGAGCAGGCCGCAGAAGATCGCGATCCGGCGCAGGGGCTTGTTCATGACGGGCGGACCACCTGGGTCATCTCGGCGTCGGGGTTGGCGGCGGGGGCGGGGGCCGGGCGGCGGGCCGTGTCGCTGATTCTCAGCAGGATGCCGATGAGGGCCCAGTTGGCGATCACGGAGGAACCGCCGTAGGCCACGAAGGGCAGCGTCATACCGGTCAGCGGGATGAGACCCATGACACCGCCGGCCACGACGAAGACCTGGAGGGCGAAGGCGCCGGACAGGCCGATCGCCAGCAGCTTGCCGAACGGGTCGCGGGCCGCGAGGGCGGTGCGCACACCCCGTTCGACGATCAGGCCGTAGAGCAGCAGGATCGCCATGACGCCCGCCAGGCCCAGTTCCTCGCCGAAGGTGGCGAGGATGAAGTCGGAGTTGGCGGCGAAGCCGATGAGGTCGGAGTTGCCCTGCCCGAGACCGGTGCCGAGCGTGCCTCCGGAACCGAAGGCCCACAGGGCCTGCATGGCCTGCTCGGAGTGGACGATGCCGTCCTGGACGGCGGCGCGGGAGAGTTCGAACTCGCGCATCGGGTCGAGCCAGGCCTGCACGCGCGTCTGGATGTGCGGCTCGAAACTCGCCACGCCGACGGCGCCGACCGCGGACATCAGCAGACCGAAGACGATCCAGCTGGTTCGCTCAGTGGCGACGTACAGCATGATGACGAACATCCCGAAGAACAGCAGGGATGTACCGAGGTCGGTCTCGAAGACCAGGATGAGGATCGACATCACCCAGACGACGAGGATCGGGCCGAGGTCGCGGCCGCGCGGCAGGTACAGGCCCATGAAGCGGCGGCTGGCCAGGGCCAGGGCGTCCCTCTTGACCATGAGGTAGCCGGCGAAGAACACCGCGAGGGCGATCTTCGCGAACTCACCGGGCTGGAGCGTGCCGAGGCCGGGGATCTTGATCCAGATCTTGGCGCCGTAGGTCGGGGCGCTGAGGCCGGGGATCAGCGGCATCACGAGCAGGAGCAGGGCCGCGGCCATGGAAATGTAGGTGTACCGCTGGAGGACCCGGTGGTCCTTCAGGAAGATCAGCACGACCACCAGCAGGGCGACGCCCATCGCCGAGTACAGCAGCTGGCGCGGTGCCGCCTCGACGAAGGTCCTGCTCGCTTGCAGCTTCTCCGACTGGTCCAGCCGCCAGATGACCACCAGACCGAGCCCGTTGAGCAGGGTGGCCAGCGGCAGCATCAGCGGGTCGGCGTACGGTGCGAACTTCCGTACGACGAGATGACCGACGCCCGCGAGCAGGCCGAGCCCGAGTCCGTAGCTCAGCAGGCCCGGAGGCACCGAGTCGTTCAGGGCCAGGCCGACGTTGGCGTAGGCGAACACCGGGATGACGACGGCGAACACCAGGAGCGCGAGCTCGGTGTTGCGTCGGCTCGGCGCGCCGATGGCGCCGATCGTGGACGTGTGGTGCGTCGGCGAGTGCGACGTATTCGTACCGCTCATCGTGTGACAGGGCCTCTCACGGCTACTGCTTACCGCACAGCGAGACGACCTTCTGCTCTTCCTCCGAGAGGCTGGGGCCGGGGCTGGGAGTGGGTGCGGTCGTGGTCGGGGGCGTGGACTTCTCCGGTGCCGACGGTGAACCCGACGGGCTGGACGGGTTCGGCGTCGGTGTGGCCTTGGACGTGAAGGAGGCGGGAGTGGTTCCCGTGGTGCCCCCGGCCTCGCCTTCGCCGGTCTTGGAGTTGTTCTGGCTCTCGGCTTCGCGCCGCTGCGCTTCCTTCTTGCACGCGGAGGCCTGCACCGACAGTTCCTGGATCTTCGCCTGGGCGTTCTTCAGACCGCCCTCGGGGATGGTTGCCTCGACCTGCTTCTGCTGGTAGGGCGGCAGGTACTTGAGTTCGATCTCGGGGTGGTCCTTCTCGACCTTCGAGAGCGAGACCCAGGCCAGGTCCTGGCTGATGCCGCGGTACAGCGCGACGTGCTCGTCCTCGGCGCCGACGTAGTACTGCGTCTGCGTCCAGCGGTAACCGCCGTACAGGCCGCCGCCGATGAGGGCCAGTGCGAGGACGCCGTAGAAGGATCTCTTCAGCCAGCGGCCCTTCTTGCGGGGCTTGGCGAAGTCGTCGTCGCCGTAATCGAAGCCGGAGGCGGGGATGTAGCCGGTGGTGTCTCCGGAGCCGGGCGGGCCGAATTCGCCGCCTCCGCCGCCCTGGCCGTGTCCGTGGCGGCCGAGCCCGGAGGCGCGGCCGGCGGGGGTCTGCATGATGCCGTTGTCGTGCAGCTGGTGCTGGTTCTCGGCGACGGCGCCGACGACGACGGGGGTGTCGGACAGCTGGCCCGCGAGGGTGTCGCCGGTGTCGAGGTCGAGGACGTCGGCGATGATGACGGTGATGTTGTCCGGGCCGCCGCCGCGCAGGGCCAGCTCGATCAGGTTCTGGACGGTCTCCTGGGGGCCCTGGTAGCTGGCGAGGGTGTCCTCCAGGGTCTGGTGGGACACCACGCCGGACAGGCCGTCGGAGCAGATGAGGTAGCGGTCGCCGGCGCGGACCTCGCGGATGGACAGGTCGGGCTCGACGTGGTCGCCGGATCCGAGGGCGCGCATCAGCAGCGAGCGCTGCGGGTGCGTGGTGGCCTCCTCCTCGGTGATGCGGCCCTCGTCGACCAGGCGCTGCACCCAGGTGTGGTCCTGGGTGATCTGGGTGAGGACGCCGTCGCGGAGCAGGTAGGCGCGCGAGTCGCCGACGTGGACCAGGCCGAGGCGCTGGCCCGTCCACAGCAGGGCGGTGAGGGTGGTCCCCATGCCCTCCAGCTGGGGGTCGTCCTCGACCATCGAGCGCAACTGGTCGTTGGCGCGCTGCACCGCCGTGCCGAGCGAGGTGAGGAGGTCGGAGCCGGGGACGTCGTCGTCGAGCGCGACGATGGTGGAGATGGCCTCGGAGGAGGCGACCTCACCGGCCGCGGCGCCGCCCATGCCGTCGGCGATGGCGAGCAGGCGCGGGCCGGCGTATCCGGAGTCCTCGTTGCCCTCCCGGATCATGCCCTTGTGCGATCCGGCCGCGAAGCGCAGTGACAGACTCATGCGCACCTCGCCTGTCGGCTCCGGGTACAGCCGGTCGTGTCGAGCCACACTGCCCACCCTCCGGTCGGGAGCGCGCGGGGGGCCGGGGTGGGGCCCGCCACTGCGTGCTCGCTCCGCTCGCGCCTATCCATGATGTAGCACTACTTCCGCAGCTCGATGACGGTCTTGCCGATGCGGATCGGCGCGCCCAGCGCAATCGGTGTGGGAGTCGTCAGCCGGGACCGGTCCAGGTACGTGCCGTTGGTGGAGCCGAGGTCCTCGACGATCCACTGGCCGTCGCGGTCCGGGTAGATCCTGGCATGGCGGCTGGATGCGTAGTCGTCGTCCAGCACGATCGTCGAGTCGTGCGCGCGGCCCAGGGTGATGGTCTGGCCCTGGAGCGCGACCGTGGTGCCGGTGAGGGTGCCCTCGGTGACGACCAGCTTGGTGGGGGCGTTACGGCCGCGTCGGCCGCCGGCGGCCTGCTGGCGCTGCGGCGGCGGCGCCTGGCGGGCGGCGGCGGCCTGCTGCTGTCGGCCCGCCTCGCGGCGCGAGCCGCGCTGGGTGACGCGCGTACCGAAGAGGTCGCTGCGGATGACCTGCACGGCCACGATCACGAACAGCCACAGTACGGCCAGGAAACCCAGCCGCATGACCGTGAGGGTCAGCTCTGACATTGCCCCCGCTTCACCCTTCGGCTTGCCGGTAAATGATGGTGGTGCTGCCCACGACGATCCGCGAGCCGTCGCGGAGCGTAGCGCGGGTGGTGTGCTGCCCGTCCACCACGATGCCGTTGGTGGATCCGAGATCCTGGATCGTCGAGGGCGTTCCGGTCCGGATCTCGCAGTGCCGGCGGGAGACGCCGGGGTCGTCGATCCGCACGTCGGCGTCGGTGCTGCGGCCCAGTACGAGTGTTGCGCGGGAGATCTGATGGCGGGTGCCGTTGATCTCGATCCAGTGGCGCGTGCGTCCGCCGGAGGCGGGGGCGGCCGGGGGCCGCTGGCCGCTCGCGGCGGGCGGGTAGCCGTAGCCGCCGGGACGGCCGCCGGGCGGCGGCGAGGCCGGCATGGGCGGGGCGCCGGAGGGTGCGGCGGCCGGCGGGTAGCCGTAGCCGCCGGGGCGTCCGCCCTGCGGGGCGGCGGGCGCGGCGGCACCGCCTCCCGGGCCGCCCTGCTGGCTGCTGGAGGAGGCGAGCGTACGGCTGCGCACCCGGTACAGGCCGGTGTCGAGGTCGTCCGCCTTCTCCAGGTGCACCTTGATCGGGCCCATGAAGGTGTAGCGCTGCTGCTTGGCGTAGTCGCGCACCATGCCGGCGAGCTCGTCGCCGAGCTGGCCGGAGTAGGGGCTGAGCCGCTCGAAGTCCGGTGTGCTCAGTTCGACGATGAAGTCGTTGGGCACGACCGTGCGGTCGCGGTTCCAGATGGTGGCGTTGTTGTCGCACTCGCGCTGGAGCGCTCCCGCGATCTCCACGGGCTGGACCTCGGACTTGAACACCTTGGCGAAGGTGCCGTTGACCAGACCTTCGAGACGCTGCTCGAACTTCTTCAGGACTCCCATGGGGCACCTCCTCCGTCGCTGCCGTCCTGTGCACTGCTCTGCGGGCCGCTTGCCTGGTACTGCTTACTGATCGTATCCACGCGCCGCTCGATCGGCTGGTTCCCCCTGTCAGCACTGCCGACGGTGTCGACGCATGACGAAGTTCCCTGTGGAGCTCCCCTTCGAACTCCTCCGGTGGTACTGCTGCGCGTAACCGCCTCGTGTATGCCTGACAAGGATCGTAGAGGCGGTGGAAGACCAGTGTCCCGCACCTGACTGTGGACCCCGACCCCCTCCTGCGGAGACGGCCGGTACCGGTACGAGGTTGATACGTGAACCGGTACGGCTTGATACGTGGCAGGGACATCGAAGGTTCGGTGAGGTCCCTGCCTGCGGGGATAAGGGATGTGAACCCACCCCTTCCAGCGTGCTAATGTTCTGGGTGTCGGAAGGCGCCGACCCGCAAGGGGCAGACGCCCAGGACACACCCAATGCGCGGGTGGCGGAATAGGCAGACGCGCTGGATTCAGGTTCCAGTGCCCGCAAGGGCGTGGGGGTTCAACTCCCCCCTCGCGCACCATGAGACACGGGTCTCTGCAGGTGACGGAAGTCACCGCAGGGGCCCGTTTCTCGTTTCCTGGGCCTTTGTGAAACATCACACAGCCCGGCCAGGTCCCACGGCAGGCCCCGGCGCGTGAGCTAACTCACGGGCGGGGCCTGCCGTCTTCGGTGAGGTCGGCGCGGCGCAGCTCCTGGGGTTCAGAAGGCGTAGCGCACGCGTAGCCAGGGCGCGTGGTGGTCGATCAGGGCGCGCAGGGTGTGCACGGCCTCCGCCTTGACCCCGTTGCGGTAGCGGATGTTCAGGGCGCCGTTCTCGGAGCGCTTGGCCTGCTGGAGCTCAGGGCGCCACAGCGTCTCCTCGGCGCGGGGATGCCAGCCGAGGTTGACCTCGTGCAGCTCCCGGTTGTGGGTGAGCATGATCACCTCCGCGGCGGCCTGCTGTTTCACCCGCGGGGGCAGGACGTCGTCGAGGTGGACGAGCAGCTCGGCCCAGGCATCCTGCCAGCCGGGGCGGACGACCACGGGTGAGAGGTTGAAGTGCACCTCGTATCCCGCGTCCAGGAAGTCCGCCGCGGCGGCGATGCGCTCGGCGACGGGTGAGGTGCGCACATCGAGTAGCCGGGCGTCGTCCGGTGGCATCAGCGAGAACCGGACGCGGGTGCGACCGCGTGGGTCGAGGGCCAGCAGGTCGGGGTTGACGAACTTGGTGGCGAAGGACGCCTTGGCGGTGGGCCACTGCCGGAAGGCGTGCACCAGGTCAGCGGTGTTGTGGCAGATCAGGGCGTCCACCGAGCAGTCGCCGTTCTCGCCGATGTCGTACACCCACGCCTCGGGGTCGCACTGGTTCGGCTCGGGCTTGGGCCCCTGTCGAGCGATGTGCCTCGCGAGGTGGGCGATGATCCGGTCGATGTTGGTGAAGACGGTGATGGGGTTGGCGTATCCCTTGCGCCGGGGCACGTAGCAGTAGGCGCAGGCCATCGCGCAGCCGTTGGAGGTGCCGGGAGCGATCCAGTCCGCCGACCGGCCGTTGGGGCGGGTGGTGAGGGTCTTCTTCTCGCCCAGGACCAGCGTCTCTCCCTTGATGCGCACCCAGCGCTCGACGTTGCCCTCGTTGCCGTGCAGCCCGGGGATGCGCCAGTGGGAGTCGACCATGATCACCCGCGCGTCGGGGAACCGGGCGCTGATCTGCCGCCCTCGCGGGGACGCGGCGGCCGCGGGCTCGGCGTAGATCTCCCGCACGGACAGCAGCCGACGGGCCGTGGCGGAGGTCCGGAAGGACGAGTCCGTGCCGGGAGCGGTGGTGGAGCCAGGGGCGGCGGGGCCGGGGGCGAGGGCGTCGAGCCCGAACAGTGTGCCGTCGGAGTCGTCGCCCGGGGTGCCGGACGGGTGGTGCATGAGTGCTCCCGTACGGATGCGTGCGAGGTGGGGGGTGCGAGGTGGGGGGGGCGACGCGGGAAGGTCCGCCCGTCACCCGGGAGGGGCCGGTGGGTGGGTTGGGCGCTTGTTCCGACGGGTGGTGCCGCCGATCGCCACGGAGCTGAGGCGCTCGTGGCACGGGGCCGGCATCTGGTGGTCATCGCGGGGCGATCAGCGTGATCGTCCGTCTCGGTGGCCGCCTCGGGTTCCGCCTGGCGGCGGTGGCCACCGGTGTGCGGGCGGGCCTGGCGTCCAGTCTACCGGCGCTCCGCTGGTGGAGCCGGGGCGGCGAGGGCGGCGTGGGCGGCGTGGGCGGCGCGAGCGGCGTGGGCGGCGTGGGCGGCGCGAGCGGCGTGGGCGTCTGTGGGCGTGCCCTGGGCCTGGAAGGGGAGTGGCCGGGGCGGGCAGCAGGGCAAGGGCCGCTGTTGAGTCTCGACGCGTTGTATAAAAACCAGCGAGTTGGTTTCATTGCGTCGCCATCAGAGCCCTGCAGGGGAGCCACGGGTGACCAAACAGGACCGGGCCGTCCGGACCCGTCTCGCGCTGATCCGGTCGGCGGCCGCACAGTTCGAGGCCCATGGGTACGTAAGGGCCGGCCTGGCGCGGATCAGCGCGGGAGCCGGCGTCAGCTCCGGTGCGCTGCACTTCCACTTCGCCGACAAGGCCGCCGTCGCGGAGGCCGTCGAGGACGCTGCCGCCCGAGCCCTGCGCGAGGCCGCGGTCCGTGGTCACGGTGGTGACGGCTGCGCCCTGCAACGTCTCGTGGACGTCACGCATCACGTCGCCCGGCTCCTGTGCGCCGATGTCGTGGTGCGTGCGGGGCTGCGGCTGAACGTGGAAGGTGCGGCCGGGCGGGTGCGGGACCTGCGCCGGGAGTGGCGGGAGTGCGTGCAGGGGCTGCTGGCCGAGGCGGAGCGCAGGGGGGAACTCGCCGCCGGTGTGACGCCGCAGCGCACCGGCGCCGTCGTCCTCGCCGCCACGACCGGCATCGAGGTGCTGGCGCGGGAGGACCAGGAGTGGCTCGCCCGGCCGTCGCTGACCGACCTGTGGCAGTTGCTCCTGCCGAGCCTGGCGGCGCCTCGGCTGGCCGGGGCGGTGGATCCGGCGGGGAGTGATCCGACGGGGAGCGGCCCTGCGGGGGCCGAACCGGTGGGGAGTCAACCGGTGGGGAGTCAACCGGTGGGGAGTGATCCGGCGGTGAGTGATCCGGCGGGGCGCGGACCGGTCGCCCGGGACGGGCAGGCGGAGGCGGGCAGGGCGGGGCTCGCGCTGCGGTAGCCGCCCCCCTTCGGCCGACAGTGGGTGAAGCTGTGGCCAAAACAAACCGGATGCCAAGTTTTTTCCGTCCGCGGATCGCACGATGGTCCCCCAGCCTCTGGACCAAGGAGCGATGAGTCATGGCACAGCAGGCCTGCCCCTTCCTGTCGATCGACCCGTCCGGCCAGGATCTCTATGGCGAGATATCCCGCATCCGCGCCCAGGGCCCGGCCGTGGAGGTCGAACTCCCCGGCGGCGTCCGGGCGTGGTGGATCACCGGCCTGGAGCTGAACAAGCGGCTCCTGGCCGGACCGGAGACGAGCAAGGACGCCTTCCAGCACTGGCCGGCCTGGATCAACGGGGACATCTCCCGCACCTGGCCGCTCGCCATCTGGGTCTCGGTGCGCAACATGGTCACCGCCTACGGCTCCGACCACACCCGGCTGCGCAAGCCCATGGCCGCCGCCTTCACCAAGCGCCGCGTCGACGCGCTGCTGCCGCGTGTCCAGGAGATCGTCGACCGGGCGCTCGACGCCCTGGAGCGGATCCCGGAGGGCGAAGTCGTGGACCTGAGGGCGGCGTTCGCGGCGCCGATCCCGCACGAGGTGGTGTGCGAGCTCTTCGGCGTACCGGCCGGCGAGGACGGCCCGCGCGCCGCCCTCTACCGCATCATCAGCCGCTTCTTCGACACGGCGATCTCCCTGGAGGACGCCCAGGCCAACGCCGTCGATCTCTACGGCACGCTGACCGCGTTCCTCCAGCACAAGCGGGAGCACCCCGCCGACGACCTGACGACGGCGCTCATCGCCGCGCGCGACGAAGGCGGCCTCAGCGAACAGGAGTTGATGGACAACCTGATCCTGCTGCTCACCGCCGGTTTCGAGACGACCGTCAACCTCATCGACAACACCGTGCACAGCCTGCTCGCCCACCCCGGCCAGCTCGACCTCGTCCGCACCGGGCAGGTCAGCTGGGAGGACGCACTGGAGGAGTCGTTGCGCTTCGAGGCGCCGGGCGCCATGTCGGGCCTGCGCTACGCCGTCGAGGACATCGAGATCGAGCCGGGTCTGACCATCCCCAAGGGTGACCCGCTCGTGGTCTCCTTCGCCGGCGCCGGGCGCGACCCCGAGCGGCACGGGCCGGACGCCGAACGGTTCGACGTGACGCGCACAACCAGCCGTGACCACGTGTCCTTCGGCCACGGCGTGCACCACTGCCTGGGCCGGCCCCTCGCGATGGCCGAGGCGACCGTGGCTCTGACGTCGCTGTTCACGCGCTTCCCGCGGCTGGCACTGGCCGATCCGGCGCATCCGCCGAAGCGGCTGCGGTCCATCATCTCCACCGGCCACGAGGAACTGCCGGTGCTGCTGCACGGCCGGGGCCCGGCGGGCCCGCGCCCGGAGGAGGCCGAGATGCCGGCGCAGGCGTAGGCGGAGGCGGCGGCCGAGATGCCGGCGTAGGCGGAGATGCCGGCGGAGGCGGGGGCGGTCAGGGGGCCCTCCGGCCGTCGAGGAACGCGCGGTACCAGGGCGCCGCGCGGGTGAACGCGGCCGCGAACCCCTCACCGGGCGGGCAGTCGAGGTCCTTCCAGAACGCGTCGTCCACGAACCAGTGGTCGACGGTGAGCATGCCGAGGTGATGGAGGGCGGGCGGTGACCCGGCGACCCGGTCGAGGGCGGTGGCGACGTCCACGGCCGCACCGCCGCCGGGCTCCCCCATCTCCCGGGACACGGCGGCCAGCAGGTCCGCGACCGCCACCGGCTCGGGGTGGTTGACGTGGTGCACACCGCCGCCGGGCGCGGGGGAGAGCGCGGCGGCCACCACCGCACGGCCCAGGGTGTCGACGTCGATCATCGACTGGAGCGCCTCGCAGCCGGTCAGGGTGGCCGACAGTTCCTTCATCAGCCACACCAGGCCGGGGATCACCCAGCGGTCGCCCTCGCCGTACACGAGGTGCGGGCGCAGCACGAGGCCGCCGGCGTCGAGGACGTACCGTTCGGCGGCGGCCCGGGTGCGGCTGGTGGGTGACGCCGGAGCGATCGGCACCTCCCCGGGGCGTACGCCGCGGAAGGGGCCCCGGCCGTGGACGGCGGCCGTACTGACGTACACGATCCGGCGCACCCCGGCGCGCACGGCCTCCTCGACCAGGGCACGGGTGCCGTGGTCGTTGACCGCCTGGACGGTTTCGGCGTCGCCGCCGACCCGCGTGGCGCAGTGCACCAGGACGTCGGTGTCGGCGCAGACCCCGCGCAGGGAGGGCGGGGCGCAGAGGTCGCCGTGGACGTACTCGGGGCCGTGCGGCGCAGGCCGGGACAGCAGGCGTACGTGGACGTCCGGTTGCCGCTTTGCCGTGTCGGCGACCCGGCTGCCGACGAAGCCGCTCGCGCCCGTGATCAGAACCTTGACCGTCACGACAGGGACCGTACCCGCGCCGGCCGGGCGGAGGTCAGGCTCGCGGTGAAGACGGACGCGCCGTCCTGCCGCCCCGAGACCCGTACGGTCACCTCCCCGGGGCGCTCGTCGAAGACCTCGGTCTCGATCCGGCACGGGCTGTGCAGCTCTGCGTAGTGGGCGAACTCGGCCGTCAGCGTGCCCGGCAGGAAGGGGCGCAGGCCGGACGCGGCGGTCGCGGCCTGGCGGGCCGCCTCGAACAGGACCATGCCGGGGACGTGGTCGTTGGGCCGTGGGAAGAGGACCGGGTGGCCGGTGTCGACGCGCAGGTTCCAGACGCCGGGACGGTCGGCGGGGGCGAGGACGACGTCCTCGGCACGGGACCGTCCCGCGGCCTGCGGCGCTATGCCCGCCAGGAGCGGAACCGGTGTGTTCAGGGAATCCAACCGGCCAGCGCGCAGGCGGCGGTAGGCGCGCGGTGAGGTGCAGCCGGTGCTTCCGGTGCCGCGGGCGACGAACCGACCCGCGCGGCGGAACTCCATCGTCGTCCGCATGCTGCGCAGTCCGTGGCCGCGGCGGCGGATCTCGGAGCAGACGACGTCGAACTCGACCGGCTCGGCGGCGTCCGCCAGCAGCAGTGCGGTCGGGTCGACGCTGACCGTCAGGTCCCACATGACGAAGTGGGTGTCGGCCGGGGCGCCGAACTCGGCGTGCGCCAGCACCATCGAAGCCTGCCGCAACGTTTCGCCCACGATCATCGGGTCCTGGTGCCGGTCGTCGACGGGGCCGAAGAAGGGGTGGGTGGCCGGCCAGTGCG
It encodes the following:
- a CDS encoding FtsW/RodA/SpoVE family cell cycle protein, which codes for MSGTNTSHSPTHHTSTIGAIGAPSRRNTELALLVFAVVIPVFAYANVGLALNDSVPPGLLSYGLGLGLLAGVGHLVVRKFAPYADPLMLPLATLLNGLGLVVIWRLDQSEKLQASRTFVEAAPRQLLYSAMGVALLVVVLIFLKDHRVLQRYTYISMAAALLLLVMPLIPGLSAPTYGAKIWIKIPGLGTLQPGEFAKIALAVFFAGYLMVKRDALALASRRFMGLYLPRGRDLGPILVVWVMSILILVFETDLGTSLLFFGMFVIMLYVATERTSWIVFGLLMSAVGAVGVASFEPHIQTRVQAWLDPMREFELSRAAVQDGIVHSEQAMQALWAFGSGGTLGTGLGQGNSDLIGFAANSDFILATFGEELGLAGVMAILLLYGLIVERGVRTALAARDPFGKLLAIGLSGAFALQVFVVAGGVMGLIPLTGMTLPFVAYGGSSVIANWALIGILLRISDTARRPAPAPAANPDAEMTQVVRPS
- a CDS encoding FhaA domain-containing protein, which codes for MGVLKKFEQRLEGLVNGTFAKVFKSEVQPVEIAGALQRECDNNATIWNRDRTVVPNDFIVELSTPDFERLSPYSGQLGDELAGMVRDYAKQQRYTFMGPIKVHLEKADDLDTGLYRVRSRTLASSSSQQGGPGGGAAAPAAPQGGRPGGYGYPPAAAPSGAPPMPASPPPGGRPGGYGYPPAASGQRPPAAPASGGRTRHWIEINGTRHQISRATLVLGRSTDADVRIDDPGVSRRHCEIRTGTPSTIQDLGSTNGIVVDGQHTTRATLRDGSRIVVGSTTIIYRQAEG
- a CDS encoding Stp1/IreP family PP2C-type Ser/Thr phosphatase, whose protein sequence is MSLSLRFAAGSHKGMIREGNEDSGYAGPRLLAIADGMGGAAAGEVASSEAISTIVALDDDVPGSDLLTSLGTAVQRANDQLRSMVEDDPQLEGMGTTLTALLWTGQRLGLVHVGDSRAYLLRDGVLTQITQDHTWVQRLVDEGRITEEEATTHPQRSLLMRALGSGDHVEPDLSIREVRAGDRYLICSDGLSGVVSHQTLEDTLASYQGPQETVQNLIELALRGGGPDNITVIIADVLDLDTGDTLAGQLSDTPVVVGAVAENQHQLHDNGIMQTPAGRASGLGRHGHGQGGGGGEFGPPGSGDTTGYIPASGFDYGDDDFAKPRKKGRWLKRSFYGVLALALIGGGLYGGYRWTQTQYYVGAEDEHVALYRGISQDLAWVSLSKVEKDHPEIELKYLPPYQQKQVEATIPEGGLKNAQAKIQELSVQASACKKEAQRREAESQNNSKTGEGEAGGTTGTTPASFTSKATPTPNPSSPSGSPSAPEKSTPPTTTAPTPSPGPSLSEEEQKVVSLCGKQ
- a CDS encoding FHA domain-containing protein FhaB/FipA; the encoded protein is MSELTLTVMRLGFLAVLWLFVIVAVQVIRSDLFGTRVTQRGSRREAGRQQQAAAARQAPPPQRQQAAGGRRGRNAPTKLVVTEGTLTGTTVALQGQTITLGRAHDSTIVLDDDYASSRHARIYPDRDGQWIVEDLGSTNGTYLDRSRLTTPTPIALGAPIRIGKTVIELRK
- a CDS encoding ScbR family autoregulator-binding transcription factor encodes the protein MTKQDRAVRTRLALIRSAAAQFEAHGYVRAGLARISAGAGVSSGALHFHFADKAAVAEAVEDAAARALREAAVRGHGGDGCALQRLVDVTHHVARLLCADVVVRAGLRLNVEGAAGRVRDLRREWRECVQGLLAEAERRGELAAGVTPQRTGAVVLAATTGIEVLAREDQEWLARPSLTDLWQLLLPSLAAPRLAGAVDPAGSDPTGSGPAGAEPVGSQPVGSQPVGSDPAVSDPAGRGPVARDGQAEAGRAGLALR
- a CDS encoding spore photoproduct lyase family protein, which translates into the protein MHHPSGTPGDDSDGTLFGLDALAPGPAAPGSTTAPGTDSSFRTSATARRLLSVREIYAEPAAAASPRGRQISARFPDARVIMVDSHWRIPGLHGNEGNVERWVRIKGETLVLGEKKTLTTRPNGRSADWIAPGTSNGCAMACAYCYVPRRKGYANPITVFTNIDRIIAHLARHIARQGPKPEPNQCDPEAWVYDIGENGDCSVDALICHNTADLVHAFRQWPTAKASFATKFVNPDLLALDPRGRTRVRFSLMPPDDARLLDVRTSPVAERIAAAADFLDAGYEVHFNLSPVVVRPGWQDAWAELLVHLDDVLPPRVKQQAAAEVIMLTHNRELHEVNLGWHPRAEETLWRPELQQAKRSENGALNIRYRNGVKAEAVHTLRALIDHHAPWLRVRYAF
- a CDS encoding peptidoglycan D,D-transpeptidase FtsI family protein; translation: MNKPLRRIAIFCGLLVLALLIRDNWIQYVQADELRTDKNNRRVTIERYASPRGNIIVGGEPITGSAESSGSDYRFKRTYKDGPMWAPVTGYASQAFGATQLENLEDGILTGNDDRLFFRNTLDMLTGEKQQGGNVVTTLNAAAQKAAYNGLKKQGGKGAVVALEPSTGKILALASYPSYDPSSFAGNSTTTDTPAWQKLQKKNNPNDPMLNRALRETYPPGSTFKVVTAAAALEDGIYTDPDGKTDSPDPWIMKGTTTKLPNEGNIPCKNATLRVALQYSCNTVFGKIGSDLGNDKMLDMAKKFGFDEEQFTPVRANASVFSDNMNPSQTALSSIGQFNTAATPLQMAMVASAVANDGKLMKPYMVDELQSPGLDPIQKTDPEELSQPLSAENAQKLQSMMETVVDKGTGSRAKIDGVKVGGKTGTAQHGVDNSENPYAWFISYAKGEDGSAPVAVAVVVEDDNAVRDDISGGGLAAPIARNVMEAVIKK